The genomic region CTTCGATCGAAGACCGGCCCCGCAATCAAGGCGCGCTTCTCCACACCGTTCCCCGCCACACGGGCAGGGGGACGAAAGACGACGAGTATGGAGAAAACGCTAGTGGAGAACGAGACCCACTACGCCGAGGCCGTTATCGACAACGGAACCTTCGGCACCCGCACCATCCGCTTCGAGACGGGCCGGCTGGCCAAGCAGGCCGCCGGTTCCGCCGTGGCGTACCTGGACGACGACACCATGGTGCTGTCGGCCACCACCGCTTCCAAGAAGCCCAAGGACAATCTCGACTTCTTCCCCCTCACGGTGGACGTCGAGGAGCGGCAGTACGCGGCCGGCAAGATCCCCGGCTCCTTCTTCCGCCGCGAGGGCCGGCCCTCCGAGGACGCGATCCTCACCTGCCGCCTGATCGACCGCCCGCTGCGCCCCTCCTTCAAGAAGGGCCTGCGCAACGAGATCCAGATCGTCGAGACGATCATGGCGCTCAACCCCGACCACCTGTACGACGTGGTCGCGATCAACGCCGCCTCCTGCTCCACGCAGCTGGCCGGCCTGCCCTTCTCCGGCCCGATCGGCGGCACCCGTGTCGCCCTGATCAAGGGCCAGTGGGTCGCCTTCCCGACGCACACCGAGCTCGAGGACGCCGTCTTCGACATGGTGGTCGCCGGTCGCGTCCTGGAGGACGGCGACGTCGCGATCATGATGGTCGAGGCCGAGGCCACCGAGAAGACCATCCAGCTCGTCAAGGACGGCGCCGAGGCCCCGACCGAAGAGGTCGTCGCCGCCGGTCTCGAAGCCGCGAAGCCCTTCATCAAGGCGCTCTGCAAGGCCCAGGCCGACCTCGCCGCCAAGGCTGCCAAGCCCACCGGCGAGTTCCCGGTCTTCCTCGACTACCAGGACGACGTCCTGGAGGCGCTCACCGCCGCGGTCCGCCCCGAGCTCGCCAAGGCGCTCACCATCGCCGGCAAGCAGGAGCGCGAGGCCGAGCTGGACCGCGTCAAGGAGATCGCCGTCGAGAAGCTGCTCCCGAAGTTCGAGGGCCGCGAGAAGGAGATCTCCGGCGCGTACCGCGCGCTGACCAAGTCCGTCGTGCGTGAGCGCGTCATCAAGGACAAGGTCCGCATCGACGGCCGTGGCGTCACGGACATCCGTACGCTCGCCGCCGAGGTCGAGGCCATCCCGCGCGTGCACGGCTCGGCGCTGTTCGAGCGTGGCGAGACCCAGATCCTGGGCGTCACCACCCTCAACATGCTCCGCATGGAGCAGCAGCTGGACACCCTCTCCCCGGTGACCCGCAAGCGCTACATGCACAACTACAACTTCCCGCCGTACTCCGTCGGTGAGACCGGCCGCGTGGGCTCGCCCAAGCGCCGCGAGATCGGCCACGGCGCGCTCGCCGAGCGCGCCATCGTGCCGGTGCTGCCGTCGCGCGAGGAGTTCCCCTACGCGATCCGTCAGGTCTCCGAGGCGCTGGGCTCCAACGGCTCGACGTCCATGGGCTCGGTCTGCGCCTCCACCATGTCCCTGCTGAACGCCGGTGTGCCCCTCAAGGCCGCCGTCGCCGGTATCGCCATGGGCCTCATCTCGCAGGAGATCGACGGCAAGACGCACTACGTCGCCCTCACCGACATCCTCGGTGCGGAGGACGCCTTCGGTGACATGGACTTCAAGGTCGCCGGTACGAAGCAGTTCGTGACCGCGCTCCAGCTCGACACCAAGCTCGACGGCATCCCCGCCTCGGTCCTGGCCGCCGCGCTGAAGCAGGCCCGTGACGCCCGCCTCCACATCCTCGATGTGATGAACGAGGCCATCGACGTCCCGGACGAGATGTCCCCGAACGCCCCGCGGATCATCACCGTCAAGATCCCGGTGGACAAGATCGGTGAGGTCATCGGCCCCAAGGGCAAGATGATCAACCAGATCCAGGAGGACACCGGCGCCGACATCACGATCGAGGACGACGGCACCATCTACATCGGTGCCCAGGCCGGCTCGCAGGCCGAGGCCGCGCGCGCCACGATCAACTCGATCGCCAACCCGACCATGCCGGAGGTCGGCGAGCGCTACCTGGGTACGGTCGTCAAGACCACCACCTTCGGTGCGTTCGTGTCGCTCATGCCGGGCAAGGACGGCCTGCTGCACATCTCGCAGATCCGCAAGCTCGCCGGTGGCAAGCGCGTGGAGAACGTCGAGGACGTGCTCGCGGTCGGTTCCAAGGTCCAGGTCGAGATCGGCGAGATCGACTCCCGCGGCAAGCTGTCCCTGGTCCCCGTGATCGAGGGCGAAGCCGACTCCGACAACACGGAGAAGAAGGACGACGCCGACAAGTGACGTCCCGTAGTTCCGTGACGACGGCCCGCACCTCCTCGGAGGCGCGGGCCGTCGCCCGTACCCCAGTGCTTCTCAAGGACGGAAAAGTGAGCAAAGGCGCAACGCAGAGCAGCGGCGCGGTCCGCAGGACCACCCTCCCGGGCGGCCTGCGCGTCGTCACCGAGACCCTGCCCTCCGTACGCTCCGTCACTTTCGGGATCTGGGCCAACGTCGGATCACGCGACGAGACCCCCACCCTGAACGGCGCGACGCACTACCTCGAACACCTCCTCTTCAAGGGCACGGCCAAGCGCAGCGCCCTCGACATCTCCGCCGGGATCGACGCGGTCGGCGGCGAGATGAACGCCTTCACGGCGAAGGAGTACACCTGCTACTACGCGCGGGTCCTCGACACCGACCTGCCGCTCGCCATCGACGTGGTCTGCGACATGCTGACCGGCTCGCTGATCACCGCCGAGGACGTCGAAGCCGAGCGCGGCGTCATCCTCGAAGAGATCGCGATGACCGAGGACGACCCGGGCGACGTCGTGCACGACCTCTTCGCACAGACGATGTTCGGCGACACCCCCCTCGGCCGCCCGGTGCTCGGCACGGTCGACACCGTCAACGGACTGGACCGCAGCCGGATAGCGCGCTTCTACAAGAAGCACTACGACCCGACGAACCTGGTCGTCGCGGCGGCGGGCAACATCGACCACGACACGGTCGTCACTCAGGTCCGCGAGGCGTTCGACCGGGCCGGCGCCCTGTCGCGCACCGACGCGGTCCCGGTCGCACCGCGCGGCGGCTCCCGGACCCTGCGCACCGCGGGCCGTGTCGAGCTGCTGAACCGCAAGACCGAACAGGCCCACATCGTCCTCGGCATGCCCGGCCTGGCCCGGACCGACGACCGCCGCTGGGCGCTCGGCGTCCTCAGCACCGCACTCGGCGGGGGCATGAGTTCACGCCTCTTCCAGGAGGTGCGGGAGAAGCGAGGCCTCGCCTACAGCGTGTACTCGTACACCTCGGGCTTCGCCGACTGCGGGCTCTTCGGCATCTACGCGGGCTGCCGCCCGAGCCAGGTCCACGACGTACTGAAGATCTGCCGCGACGGACTCGACCAGGCCGCGAACGAGGGCCTGACCGACGAGGAGATCCGCCGCGCGATCGGCCAGCTCTCGGGCTCCACGGTGCTCGGCCTGGAGGACACCGGCGCGCTGATGAACCGCATCGGCAAGAGCGAACTGTGCTGGGGCTCCCAGCTCTCGGTCGACGAGATGCTGGAGCGGATCGCGGCGGTCACCCCGGAGGAAGTCCGGGAGGTCGCCCACGACATCCTGGGACAGCGTCCCTCGCTGTCCGTCATCGGGCCGCTGAAGGACAAGCAGGCCGACCGCCTCCACGAAGCGGTCTCCTAACCACAAGGAAGAGCGAGCAATGAGCAACAAGCTGCGCGTGGCGGTTCTCGGCGCCGGGGGTCGCATCGGCTCCGAAGCGGTACGGGCCGTCGACGCCGCCGAAGACATGGAACTGGTCGCCGCCCTCGGGCGGAACGACGAGCTCGATGTACTCACCGCTTCCGGTGCACAGGTCGCCGTCGACCTGACCCACCCGGACTCGGTGATGGACAACCTGGAGTTCTGTGTACGCAACGGAATCCACGGCGTCGTCGGTACCACCGGCTGGACCGACGAGCGCCTCGCGCAGCTCCGCTCCTGGCTCGACGCATCCCCTTCGACGGGCGTTCTCATCGCCCCGAACTTCTCCATCGGTGCCGTGCTCACCATGACGTTCGCCCAGGCGGCGGCACGTTTCTTCGAGTCGGTCGAGGTCGTCGAGCTGCACCACCCGAACAAGGCCGACGCCCCGTCCGGCACCGCCCGGCGCACCGCACAGCTGATCGCGGCTGCCCGCGACAAGGCCGGCTGCGCTGCGCAGCCGGACGCGACGAGCACCGCACTGGACGGCGCCCGCGGCGCAGACGTCGACGGCGTACCGGTGCACTCCGTACGGCTGCGCGGCCTCCTGGCGCACCAGGAGGTGCTGCTCGGCGGCGAGGGCGAGACGCTCACCATCCGCCACGACTCCCTGCACCACAGCAGCTTCATGCCGGGCATCCTGCTCGGCGCGCGCCGCGTGGTGACCACCCCCGGCCTCACACTCGGCCTGGAACACTTCCTCGATCTGGGCTGACACACGATGCGCGCAAAGATCACTTACCTCGTCACGGCCGCCGTCCTGGTCTTCTACTTCGTCCTGGTCGGCAGCCGCGGCGTCCTGCTCATCCAGAACGGCACGCTCCTCACGGTCACCTTCGGCGTGGCCGTGCTGATCCTGCCGCTGATCGGCATCTGGTTCCTGTGGAAGAACACCCAGTTCGTGCAGCGGGCCAAC from Streptomyces sp. NBC_01267 harbors:
- a CDS encoding polyribonucleotide nucleotidyltransferase, encoding MENETHYAEAVIDNGTFGTRTIRFETGRLAKQAAGSAVAYLDDDTMVLSATTASKKPKDNLDFFPLTVDVEERQYAAGKIPGSFFRREGRPSEDAILTCRLIDRPLRPSFKKGLRNEIQIVETIMALNPDHLYDVVAINAASCSTQLAGLPFSGPIGGTRVALIKGQWVAFPTHTELEDAVFDMVVAGRVLEDGDVAIMMVEAEATEKTIQLVKDGAEAPTEEVVAAGLEAAKPFIKALCKAQADLAAKAAKPTGEFPVFLDYQDDVLEALTAAVRPELAKALTIAGKQEREAELDRVKEIAVEKLLPKFEGREKEISGAYRALTKSVVRERVIKDKVRIDGRGVTDIRTLAAEVEAIPRVHGSALFERGETQILGVTTLNMLRMEQQLDTLSPVTRKRYMHNYNFPPYSVGETGRVGSPKRREIGHGALAERAIVPVLPSREEFPYAIRQVSEALGSNGSTSMGSVCASTMSLLNAGVPLKAAVAGIAMGLISQEIDGKTHYVALTDILGAEDAFGDMDFKVAGTKQFVTALQLDTKLDGIPASVLAAALKQARDARLHILDVMNEAIDVPDEMSPNAPRIITVKIPVDKIGEVIGPKGKMINQIQEDTGADITIEDDGTIYIGAQAGSQAEAARATINSIANPTMPEVGERYLGTVVKTTTFGAFVSLMPGKDGLLHISQIRKLAGGKRVENVEDVLAVGSKVQVEIGEIDSRGKLSLVPVIEGEADSDNTEKKDDADK
- a CDS encoding M16 family metallopeptidase; translated protein: MTSRSSVTTARTSSEARAVARTPVLLKDGKVSKGATQSSGAVRRTTLPGGLRVVTETLPSVRSVTFGIWANVGSRDETPTLNGATHYLEHLLFKGTAKRSALDISAGIDAVGGEMNAFTAKEYTCYYARVLDTDLPLAIDVVCDMLTGSLITAEDVEAERGVILEEIAMTEDDPGDVVHDLFAQTMFGDTPLGRPVLGTVDTVNGLDRSRIARFYKKHYDPTNLVVAAAGNIDHDTVVTQVREAFDRAGALSRTDAVPVAPRGGSRTLRTAGRVELLNRKTEQAHIVLGMPGLARTDDRRWALGVLSTALGGGMSSRLFQEVREKRGLAYSVYSYTSGFADCGLFGIYAGCRPSQVHDVLKICRDGLDQAANEGLTDEEIRRAIGQLSGSTVLGLEDTGALMNRIGKSELCWGSQLSVDEMLERIAAVTPEEVREVAHDILGQRPSLSVIGPLKDKQADRLHEAVS
- the dapB gene encoding 4-hydroxy-tetrahydrodipicolinate reductase; this encodes MSNKLRVAVLGAGGRIGSEAVRAVDAAEDMELVAALGRNDELDVLTASGAQVAVDLTHPDSVMDNLEFCVRNGIHGVVGTTGWTDERLAQLRSWLDASPSTGVLIAPNFSIGAVLTMTFAQAAARFFESVEVVELHHPNKADAPSGTARRTAQLIAAARDKAGCAAQPDATSTALDGARGADVDGVPVHSVRLRGLLAHQEVLLGGEGETLTIRHDSLHHSSFMPGILLGARRVVTTPGLTLGLEHFLDLG